A segment of the Cellvibrio sp. KY-YJ-3 genome:
CGCAAATACCCCTTACCAGAGAGTCAAACTATGAACCCGTTTGTTGAGGTCGACCCCTTCGCACCAGAATTGGTAGCCGCGCGCAAACGCGCCAAACAACTCTGTCAGCAATTGAACGCCCTGCGCGCCGACCAAACCAAAGCGCGCAAACCGCTGTATCAAGAATTGTTCGGTCAGGTGTCGCGCGCCTATATTGAGCCCAGTTTTTTTTGCGATTATGGCAGCAACATTTTTTTGGGTGACGGCTTTTATGCCAACCATAACTGCGTGATTTTGGATGTAGCCGAAGTGCGCATTGGCAACAATGTAATGTTCGGCCCCAATGTACAAATCTACGCCACAACTCACCCACTCGACCCGCAGGAGCGTGCGACTGGAAAAGAGTTTTGCGCAGCCGTCACCATCGGCGAT
Coding sequences within it:
- a CDS encoding sugar O-acetyltransferase — encoded protein: MNPFVEVDPFAPELVAARKRAKQLCQQLNALRADQTKARKPLYQELFGQVSRAYIEPSFFCDYGSNIFLGDGFYANHNCVILDVAEVRIGNNVMFGPNVQIYATTHPLDPQERATGKEFCAAVTIGDDCWIGGGAIILAGVTIGKGSVIGAGSLVNKDIPEGVVTAGNPCKVIKTVTANQP